The Gadus chalcogrammus isolate NIFS_2021 chromosome 10, NIFS_Gcha_1.0, whole genome shotgun sequence genome contains a region encoding:
- the clcf1 gene encoding cardiotrophin-like cytokine factor 1 produces MKHLIGVHHSQAVLLLAAAMVLAHSLEASSYNLANERSSIERTYELTKYLEHQLKEIKDTYLSYLGPPFNEKDFSPPRPNSTALSLPSAATRLELWRGLENRARLAQNQRAYSVLLAAVQELARSTLCPYLQTSLLHFCTGLDGLLVSISGLMSGLGHAPPPPPGLALGGGALVGEEVAAGPLRRPAPLLMSQRGALGAVAARDGRYSYNLNYRPADTVRREDSLEHSLEDSLEDSLEHSLKDSLEDHLEDSLENSLDQRLGDSLEDSSDTALSDFARKVEGFWILRELQSWLWRSAKDFNRLKKRLRG; encoded by the exons TCCACCACTCCCAGGCTGTCTTGCTATTGGCTGCAGCCATGGTGCTGGCCCATTCCCTTGAGGCATCATCCTACAATCTGGCCAATGAGAGAAGCTCGATCGAAAGAACCTACGAGCTCACCAAGTATCTGGAGCACCAGCTGAAGGAGATCAAAGACACCTAC CTCTCCTACCTGGGGCCCCCCTTCAACGAGAAGGACTTCTCCCCGCCGAGGCCCAACAGCACGGCCCTGTCCCTGCCCAGCGCCGCCACGCGGCTGGAGCTGTGGCGAGGCCTGGAGAACCGGGCACGGCTGGCCCAGAACCAGCGGGCGTACTCTGTGTTGCTGGCGGCGGTGCAGGAGCTGGCTCGCTCCACGCTCTGCCCTTACCTCCAGACCTCCCTGCTGCACTTCTGCACCGGGCTAGACGGCCTGCTGGTCTCCATCTCCGGCCTGATGAGCGGCCTGGGCCacgccccgcccccgcctcccGGCCTGGCTCtcgggggcggggccctggTGGGCGAGGAGGTGGCGGCCGGCCCCCTCCGCaggcccgcccccctcctcatgAGTCAGCGGGGGGCGCTGGGCGCGGTGGCAGCCCGGGATGGCAGG TACAGCTACAACCTCAACTACCGGCCCGCCGACACGGTCAGGAGGGAGGACAGCCTGGAGCACAGCCTGGAGGACAGCCTGGAGGACAGCCTGGAGCACAGCCTGAAGGACAGCCTGGAGGACCACCTGGAGGACAGCCTGGAGAACAGCCTGGACCAACGCCTGGGGGACAGCCTGGAGGACAGCTCGGACACAG CGCTCAGCGACTTCGCCCGCAAGGTGGAAGGCTTCTGGATCCTCAGGGAGCTGCAGAGCTGGCTGTGGCGGTCGGCCAAGGACTTCAACCGGCTGAAGAAGAGACTAcggggctga